In Deltaproteobacteria bacterium, the genomic window CCCCGCCACTCCGCCTCGGTGCGGCGCACGCGCCCATCTGCCAGAACTCGCATCCGTCACCCTCCTCGAGGGCGACTTCTACAGCAGCAGGACCCAGGCGGGGAAGAACGCCTCAGAGTGACCGGTTACCGGACAACGGCGGGCGCGTCACCTTCGAAGGCCTCCGCTTCCGTAACGGGCGCTCGACCGTCCTCGGCCTGGTGGCGGGCGTCACGGTACACCGCGCCGCTGCCACGTTCCGCGACTGCGTCTTCGAGGACAACGCCACGCTCGAGCCGCTCACAGGTGGCGGCGGCGTGGGGATCGCCATCGACTCGACCGCTCTCTTCGAGCGCTCGACCTGGACCGGCAACTCGAGCATGGCCTTCGGCGGCGCACTCACCGTCGAGGAGCACGCTTCGGCGGTCGTGCGCGACTCCACATTCACCGGCAACAGCGTGGCGGGTCCCGGCCATCACCCGACCTCGGCCGGCGGTGCGGTCCACGTCGGCAACTCTACGTTGGTGGTGGAGCGCAGCCGCTTCCAGGACAACGTCGCCGGCTACGTGGCCGGCGCGCTCTACGCGATCGGAACCTACGGCGACGCGGCCGGAGGCTCCTCGGTCCGGATCGAGAACAGCACCTTCGTCCACAACCGTGCCGAGCGCCACCCCAGCGTGTCGTTCGATTCGCCGACCGAGGGCGGCGCGGTCCACGCAGAGAACCTGACGTCCATGCAGGTGATCGACTCGCGCTTCTTCGAGAACCAGGCGCAGCACGGCGGCGGGCTCAATGCGTACCGGGCCACGGTCGAAGTACGCGACAGCGTGTTCCGCGGCAACCACGCCGTGGGAGGGCCGTCCTTCCACGGCGTCGGCGGCCAGATCAGCGTCATCTCGAACGACGGCGTGGACGAGAGCACCGGCGGCGGGGTCCACAACCGCCCGCCGGCCAGTCTGCTGGTCGAGGATTCGCTGCTCGAGGGCCGCTACGGGGCGACGGGGGTCGCCGGCAACGTCGGCGGCTGTCTGTTCGCCCAGGGCGACAGCTATCGCGCGTTCGGGCTGCTCGGGACGCCGCAGGCCGGATCACTCGCCGAGAACCGTGCCTCGGTCACTCTACGCCGTCTGGTGTTCAGCGACTGCGATGTCGAGCAGAGCACGCTGCAGGGCTCGGGCTACGGCGGCGCCCTCATGGTCGACGTCGCCGATCTCCGCCTCGAGGACTCCCTCGTCGTCGACAGCGACGCGGTCGGACGCAGCGGCATGGAGCAGGCCGGCGGGGGCGGCCTGGCGGTGCTCTCGCATTCCCATGCGGTCGTGGAGCGCACGGTCTTCGTCGCCAACAGCGCCGCCACCTACGGCGGCGGCGTCTTCGCGCAGGGCGCCGATCTGGAGGTGTCCGACAGCGTCTTCCTGCGCAACGAGCTGAGCCCGGGTGTCACGGAAGCCTGCACGATCTCGTACGGCGCGGCGATCTTCAGCGCGCCGCACGATGCGATCGGCCCGGACCCGGACCGCCCCGACCAGCCGGCCACCGGCTTCGTCGCCGACTCCCTGCTCGGCGACAACGTCGGCGTGGCGATCTTCGACGACGATCGCAGCGACGGGCCGATCAACGACATGCGCTACCACGGCAACCAGGTCTTCGCGGCCGTCGCCAACGGGCAGGTCTACTCGAATCCGGTTCCGAACTTCGTGCCGCCGTTCTCGTGGTGCATCAGCGCCGCCCAGATGAGCGCGCTGGTGGTCCAACGCGCCGGTGCGGGCTCGACCGTGAAGTCGCTGGTGCCGAACGTCGATCTGACGCAGCGACCCCCGCTGGCCGCGTTGCAGCTCGCGCCTTCGCGCCCGCTGGCGGCGCACGCAGCCGGGGACCCCGCGCCGGCTCCCGGCGTGCCGGTCGGGTTCGCCTGGAGTGGCGCCATGGCGACGTTGAACGGCGTCGAAGAGCCAGACGGCCAGGGTGTCTTCGAAGCGCCGCCGGGCCCTGTAGCCCTGATGGTGGACGACGGCCTGGCGCGGGCCACGGCGGTGGTCGTGCCGGAGGCGGGCGCCGGGGTCGGGACGCTCGCGTCGTTCGCGGTGCTGGCCGCTCTCGGGGCGCGCCGCCGGATCAGCGCGCCGCGCCCTCGATCCGGTCGAAGAGGTGGTAGAAGCCGCTGTGGACGCCGTGCCGCTGGACCGTCGGATCGAGGTACTTCGGCTCGATGAGCCGCCGCCGATAGCCCGCGGCCTCGACGAGCGGAGCGAAGTCCAGCTGCGAGCCGTCCTTCTCGCGCGAGAGCAGCTTCTCGCTGTCGTTGGGCACGATCAGCAGGTGCGGGACCCGGGCGCGGCGCAGCAGATCGAGCCACCAGCCGATCGCGGCGGCCGTGCATTCCGAGAAGCTGTGGACGTTGATCGCCACCTCCGCGCCCTCGGCCAGCAGGGTCGCCTCGATCTCGTCGAGCGGCACGGCCCGGGCGCGATCGGCGCCACGGAAGCGCAGGTAGAACTCGCACAGGAAGGTCGACTCGGGCACGGCGTCCGCGCACAGGAAGCGGGCCACGTTGGCGAGGCCCACCGTCGTCCGGTGCGCCAGCCGCCCGTAGCCGGCGCCGATGTCGAGCAGCCGTAGCGCCGGCCGCCGCGACAGGCCGAGGTGGCGCTCGAGGAACAGGATCTCGTTGACCGAGTCGAGCAGGTCGCGACTCACCGTCCTGCGGTTCACATCGAAGAGATGGACGCCGAACAGCCCGTCCTCCTCGAGGCGGCCCAGCAGGCCGAGGCTGTCGATGCTCTGCACGTAGTAGGTGGTGAGCGCATACTTGAGTGCGGCCAGCTCCTGGTCGCGCAGGCCCCGGAGCTGCCAGACGAAGGCGTTGTCGCCGCGGAAGTGGCGCAGGTCCAGCTCGTCGCGCAGGTAGCGCTCGGTCCAGGAGACGTGATCCGTCACAGCGCCGCCAATACGGGCGTAGCGTGCGCGCAGCTCGAGGAGCCGGGGGTGATCCGGGCGGAGCTCCGCCGCCGCCGCCGCCGGCAGCGGCGTCGCGCGGAAGCTCGGGGTGTCGAAGGCGAGGCCTCGTTCGCTGGCCTCCGTGGCATCGGACGACGACATCGACTCGCTGGGCCCTCGCTGGCGCGGCGCCTGCTGTGCGCAGCGCTACGCCGCAACAAGTGCGTACGCCTGCGGATCGCGCGGCTCAGATCGGCGACTCGAGGATGCGCGGCAGCGAGCCCTCGATCTGCGCCGCCAGCGCGGCCAGTCGCTCCTCGGCCTGTACCCGGCTGCCACCGCCGCTCCCGATCGGCGTCGACAGCCGCACGGCGACTGCGCGTCCGGGACGTCGCAGCGGGCTCCTCTCGATCGCGAGCAGCGCGCGCGCGACCTCCTCGCCGGTCCCGGCCACCCCTTCGTGCCAGCGCCACGCGAGCTGCCGGCGCGTCCCCGATCGCAGCACGAACCACTCGGCCTCGCGGCCGCTCGCGAGTCGCGTCCGGCCACGCTCCTCGATCGACCAGGCGGAGTCCAGCACGGCGGTCTTCAAGGAGAGGATGCGGACGCCACCGGAGGCCCGGTCGTCGCCGCCCAGGAACAGCTCCACCCGCTCGGCACCGGTGCCGTAGCTGCGGCGCAC contains:
- a CDS encoding right-handed parallel beta-helix repeat-containing protein — its product is MAGVTVHRAAATFRDCVFEDNATLEPLTGGGGVGIAIDSTALFERSTWTGNSSMAFGGALTVEEHASAVVRDSTFTGNSVAGPGHHPTSAGGAVHVGNSTLVVERSRFQDNVAGYVAGALYAIGTYGDAAGGSSVRIENSTFVHNRAERHPSVSFDSPTEGGAVHAENLTSMQVIDSRFFENQAQHGGGLNAYRATVEVRDSVFRGNHAVGGPSFHGVGGQISVISNDGVDESTGGGVHNRPPASLLVEDSLLEGRYGATGVAGNVGGCLFAQGDSYRAFGLLGTPQAGSLAENRASVTLRRLVFSDCDVEQSTLQGSGYGGALMVDVADLRLEDSLVVDSDAVGRSGMEQAGGGGLAVLSHSHAVVERTVFVANSAATYGGGVFAQGADLEVSDSVFLRNELSPGVTEACTISYGAAIFSAPHDAIGPDPDRPDQPATGFVADSLLGDNVGVAIFDDDRSDGPINDMRYHGNQVFAAVANGQVYSNPVPNFVPPFSWCISAAQMSALVVQRAGAGSTVKSLVPNVDLTQRPPLAALQLAPSRPLAAHAAGDPAPAPGVPVGFAWSGAMATLNGVEEPDGQGVFEAPPGPVALMVDDGLARATAVVVPEAGAGVGTLASFAVLAALGARRRISAPRPRSGRRGGRSRCGRRAAGPSDRGTSAR